The DNA sequence TATTGCACAGTGTTTATGAGTTTCCCGAGCATGTGGGCATGGCGATTACCAGCCGGCTAAAAATTCTTGGGCGGCTGAACGTAGCAGAGAAACGCCGGCCTCAAGATGGCCGCCTCAAGACCCGAAAGCCCGACAACAGTGAGGTGGAATTGCGACTGGCTACCATGCCAACTGCATTCGGGGAAAAGATGGTGATGCGGATATTTGATCCGGATGTCCTGCTGAAATCCTACGAGCAACTGGGATTCAACCGCGAAGACCGGGAGCGCTGGCAGGAGGTAACGTCAAAGCCCCACGGAATTGTGCTGGTTACTGGCCCAACAGGCTCCGGCAAAACCACAACCCTGTATTCCACACTGAAACAGATCGCTTCTGCCGAGCTGAACGTGTGCACTATTGAAGACCCAATCGAGATGGTTGAACCAGCGTTCAACCAGATGCAGGTTCAGACAAACATCGATCTGACCTTTGCTGCCGGCGTCCGGGCTCTACTGAGACAGGATCCGGACATTATCATGATTGGCGAAATCCGCGATCTGGAAACTGCTGAAATGGCGGTGCAGGCCGCGCTGACCGGGCACCTGGTGCTTTCCACCCTACACACCAATGATGCACCCAGTGCTCTGACCCGGATGCTGGAACTGGGAATCCCACCCTACCTGATTCGCGCAACCGTGCTAGGGGTTATGGCCCAGCGTCTGGTCCGCACTCTATGCCCTCACTGTAAGGCCCCGGCCCCCGTAGACCTCCAGGCATGGCAGACTCTGACCAAACCCTGGAAAGCGCCGCCACCAAAACAGTTTCACCAACCCGTAGGCTGCCTGGAATGTCGCAATACCGGCTACCTCGGCCGTGCAGGCGTGTACGAAATCATGACCCTTTCAAGCTCGCTGAGAAGCCAGATCAATGCTCAGTGCGAGCTGGAACAGCTGCGGCTCGACGCCTACCGGGAGGGCATGAAATCACTGCGTTTAAGCGGCGCCCAGAAAGTGGCCTGCGGCCAGACTACCGTCGAAGAAATTCTCAGGGTAACGCCAGAAAGCCAACGTTGACTGAAACCCGCTCTTAAATTAGTCCGGCATCACACCGGCCCGCACAGCCACAAGTTTGGACAATGGTTCTGGCCCATGCCGGCCCGTGGCAGAATGCGTGCCAGATGGCGCCAGCCTGGGAAAGCCTATCGTTTCAGCAGCAGAGCGGCGTCTACTTCCGCAAAATTCCGGGCCACATAACGCTCAGTTTCCGGCAGCTCTCCATCCCGGACCAGCCAGGCGGTTTTCATACCCACAGCTTCTGCGGCCTCAAGTTCGGCCTCTACATCCGAAAGAAACAGAATCGTCCCGGCGTCTACACCCAACTCTTTGAGAATATTGCCATAAGCTTCCGGTTCTTTCTTGCCGCCAATCCGGGTATCGAAGTAACCGGAGAAAAACGGCGTAAAGTCACCCTCAGTGGTAAAACCAAAAATCAGCTTCTGGGCTTTAACCGAGCCTGAAGAATAAACATATAAACGCAGGCCACGGTCATGCCACTGCTGCAGATAATGCGCTGCATCATCGTATATGTGGCCTTTAAGCTCGCCTTGCTGATACCCCTGCTCCCAGACCATCCCCTGAAGGGCTTTAAGAGGGGTTGCCTTGCGGTCTTCGCGGATCCAGCCCTGGAGCACCCCGATCAACGCCTCCGTATCATCACGATCTGTGCCGGATTCTTCTGCCACCAGGTTAAGCTCCCGGGATACTTCAGGATTATCCTGCTGTTCGCGGATAAACTCTGGCAAATGCTCCGCTGCATAAGGAAACAGCACATCGTGAACAAAAGAGATCGAACTGGTTGTGCCCTCGATATCAGTAAGAATTACACGGATCATAACCCCGCTCCTTCCAACGCCTCAAAACGCGGCAAGCGCCCGGAAATATCCTCTCCGGTAAAATCCGCTACCCAGCCCTCAGGATTGGTAAAGAGCCGAATGCAGGTAAATTCCGGTTCCGGGCCCATATCAAACCAGTGCATGGTGCCTTCGGGCACGCTGATGAGGTCGTTTTTCTCGCACTGGACTGCAAATACCTGAGCATCAAGATGAAGATAGAATATCCCCTTCCCACGCACGAAGAAGCGTACCTCATCCTCGCTATGGGTATGTTCATCAAGAAACTTCTGACGGAAAGCGGCCTTTTGGGGATTGTCCGGATTGAGACTCACCACATCGGCGGTCTGAAAACCGCTCTCTGCCTTCAGCCTCGCAATCTCACTGCTGTATGCCTCCAGTATCTGCTCCGGCGCCGCATCCACGGGCAGATCTTGCGTTGGCCAACGTTCAAAACGAATCCCCTTGCCCGCCAGCAACCGGCCAATTTCTGCAGCGTCATCCGTTACCGTTCGGGCTACGTCCGGGGTATGTGCGTCAAAAATACTCAGAGTCGTCATGGGCGAACCCTCATGGTTGCAAGTTCACATTCAAACAGAAATTCAAAAGCTTCCAGGTGCCGCAGACAATCAGCCATGGTTCTGCCCCAGGTGTACAGTCCATGCCCGCGGATCAGATAGCCAGGCTGTTCCGGGTGCTCAAGGAACCACTCGCGAGTCTCCCGGGCGAGCGTTTCGATATCCTGAGTATTTTCGAAAACAGGAACTGTCACAACGGTTTCATGGGTCTCAACCCCGTCGAAAGCTTTTTGCAGTTCATAGCCTTCAAACTTCAGAGGACCTCCCGCAGGCAACAACCGGCTGAGCACTGTGGCGTTAACTGAGTGCGTGTGAAGAATCACACCAATATCCGGAAACACCTGATACAACGCGGTATGCAGCAGGGTTTCCGCAGAAGCGCGGCAATCACTTTGCACTGGCCTCCCCTGCAGGTCGACCACCATTACATCAGCCGCACCCAACTGCCCTTTATGACGCCCCGATACAGTAATAGCGATATGCTTACTGTCCAGCCGGGCAGAATAATTGCTGCTTGTTGCGGGAGACCAGCCACGTTTATAAAGAGCGCGCCCGGCACTCACAATGGATTCGGCAACAACAGAATATCGGCTAACATCGAACACAGTGTAACTTCCCTAAGGTGGGGCGCAGGGCTCGCAGGCTATTCGCAATGAATCGCGCCAGCTCATGTGCTCTCCAGCTATCAGTATGTGGAGCAGTTTATCTTTGCCAAGTGTAATACCCGGGCGGGTGCCGGGCATCTGTTTTCAGCAACATACCTGTTTTAACAAGCCTTACTTAACAACTTGTTCGCCGTCTTTGTTGACCCAGATTTTGCGCTCACCGGTCTTCATTTTTCCGTTGGAATCCCAAACCTCACGGTTTTCGGTTGCGCTTTCAGCCTTGCCTTGATCATCCCAGATTACCCGGTCCTGACACCCCGCCAGAACCAGAGCCGCAAAGATCACCAATACTGCATTCTTCATGAGAAACTCCTGAGTTCAGAATAGTTTAAAGCAGAATTTATAATTTCCGGCACCAAAGGGTCCTAACCCGCGCCATAGACCTCCCTGTTGAGTCGCTTCTCGCGTTCACCCTTGCGCACCATGACATAGACGGCACCGGTTCCACCATGGCGTTTCTGGGCCGAATGAAATGCGAGCACATCAGTAAGCTCCGGCAACCATTTCGCAAGATAGCTCTTGAGCATGGCCACACCATCTGGATTACGTTCACCCTTACCATGAAGGATTATGACGGAGCGCAACCCGTAACGGACACAATCGCCGATAAACTGGTATACGTCCTTGCGTGCCTGTTCAACTGTCATCCGGTGCAGGTCCAGCCTTGCTTCAATGGGATATTGTCCCAGCCTGAACTTGCGGAAAACGCCATTCTGAATACCTGGGCGCTGCCAGCAGAGTATGTCATGCGCCGTCAGAGGATCGACCGTGTCGGAGGTCAGTGGGTTTGCGTCACTGAACGGTTTTTCAACAGCCGATCGCTGACGCTCCAGGTGGCCAGGCGTCAGCTCCCGGGGCGAGGTTATCTCGGCGCGATTGGTCTTGCGAATGCGCCGGACGTCCTTCATTTCCTCAAGAAAACTGAGGCGATCATTTTTCGTAGTCATGGCCCTATTTTCAATAACCTGTTGAATGAAAGAACTTTACCACCCGGAACGCTTGCCATAAAGAAAGCAGGAGGACCTTGCAATGTTGTAACCATACACTGCGACCAAAATCGTAGAGTGATCCTCCGCGTCAGTGAACTACACTGTAAGCAGACAATAATAACCATCACATGGAACCGGTTATGTCATCAGGAAATCAGGACAGCACACGCCCCCAGAATACCCGCTCTATTATGAACTTCCTGCGGGTGCACGCGCCTTTCTCCAGCATGGATGACGATCATCTCGCACACTTTGCCGAACACGCCACGTTGCGATTCTATGCCGATGGTGACGTTGTTCTGTCGCCCGACGAAGGTATTGTCCGAAGATTCTATGTTGTGAAACAGGGGCGGATCCGTGGAGAGCGCCACAACGAGAAAGCCGACAAAACCGAAACTACGTTTGAAATAAGCCAGGGTGAGTGTTTTCCCCTCGCGGCCATCATAGGTGAACGCCCTACCCGGACGCTACACCGTGCCGCTGGTGACACTTTCTGCCTGAGCATTGAGCAGGATGCTTTCGTAACTCTGATATCCGAAAGCGAGCCGTTCCGTGATTTCTGCCTGCGCGGTGTCAGCAGCCTGCTGGACCAGGTAAACCAGCGTATACAAACGGGCGCGATGGCGTCCATTGGCTCAAGCATATCCCTGAGCACGCCGCTCGAACGCTACGCCCTTCGAAACCCTATTGTATGCTCGCCAGACCTGCCAATCCGCAAAGCGGTAGCCCGCATGCATGAAAACAATGTCGGCAGTATCGTTATCACCGATGACAGCAGACACCCGACCGGAATCTTTACCCTCCGCGATTTACGCACAATGATTGCGGAAGAGACCTGTACGCTGGAGGCTCCCGTCCGCCAGATAATGACGAAAACCCCCTGCTGCCTTCCCGCCCATGCAGATGCTTTCGATGCAGCCATGCTGATGGCAGAACACCACTTTGCACACCTTTGCGTGATCAATGAGGATAAGCAATTGATCGGAATGGTGTCTGAACGTGACCTGTTCTCGCTGCAACGGGTTGATCTGGTTAACCTCGCACGCACCATTGGCACCGCCACACATTTGCGGACACTGGTAAGCCTGCGCGCGGATGTCTCCCGCCTGGTAGATGCCATGCTGGCCCATGGCGCAGATTCGGGACAGGTAGTAAAGATCATCACAACGCTCAACGACGTTACTGTCAGGCGTGTCCTGGAACTCAATATCAAGAAAAACGACCCGGGCATTCCATTCACCTGGCTCACCTTTGGCAGCGAAGGACGGCAGGAACAGACACTGCTTACAGACCAGGATAACGGCATCCTTTTCCAGACGCCGGAGGGTATGACTGAAGATCAGGTAAGAGAAAAGCTGCTGCCATTCGCCCGGACAGTCAACGACGAGCTTGCCGAATGCGGCTTTACCTTGTGCAAAGGTAATATTATGGCAAGCAACCCGAAGCTGTGCCTGAGCGACCGCGAGTGGGATGACTGGTTCATCCGTTTTATTGACGCATCCACTCCGCAAAACCTTGTCTACTCATCCATTTTTCTGGACATGAGAGCAGTGTTCGGCCCGATGGACCCTTTACACAAACTCTTTGAAAAAGTGCTCACAAGAATCCAGAAAAACGCGCTTTTCCAAAAAATGCTTGCAGGCAACGCATTCCAGAGAAAACCAGCGCTGACCATGTTCCGCAGCTTCCGCTACGTTTCTGAGGGTAAGAAACACAGCGTGGACCTTAAGCGTCAGGGCCTCGCACCTTTTGTGGAAGCCGTACGCGTGTTTGCGCTTGCCAATGGTGTTGAATGTGCAAATACACTTGAAAGAATGGATGAGCTGGTCAGGAAAGGTGTTTTTGATGCCAAGGATGCCAACGCCTGGAAAGAAGCCTACAGCCTTATCCAGGCTATTCGCATGCGGGCACATCAGGAAATGCTGGACCAGGGTGAAGAACTCACCAATTACATAGATCCGGACGATCTGAATCCGCTGGACAGGCGCATTCTACGTGAATCGTTCCGCCAGGCTCAGCGCCTGCAACAGAAACTCGAAGTTACCTATCAACTATAAACCCGGGTCGCCGCCTCATGTTTGAACAGCTCAGACAATGGATTGAACGTCGCCGGGCAGGCCAGACGGGCCACGCCGGACCTGCGAATATGCCCTCCCCTAAAATCCCCGGGGATCAACTGCTCTCGGAATGTCGCCTGATTGTTCTGGACCTCGAGACCACCGGGCTGCATACAACAAAGGATGAAGTCATCGCCATTGGCGCAGTTGCAATCAACAACGGAGCAATCGACCTCAGTGATCAGTTCGACCTGATCCTGAGACGCCCTGAACTGGACATCACCAAAACAGTATTGATTCACGGCATAGGGCCGGAAGCCCTTACTCAGGGACATGAGACGGAAGATGCACTGCTGTTTCTGCTTGAGTGGATGAATGGCGCCCCTGTGCTTGCCTATCACTCCGCATTCGACCAGAAGTTTCTCGAAAAGACTCTAAAGGCGGAACTTGGCTATACCCAAAGTCATACATGGATGGACGTGGCTGACCTCTTGCCTGCATTTTTCCCGGACGCACTCACCAACGGCAAAGGCCTGGATAACTGGGCAGACCATTTTGGCCTGGAGGTAAACGAAAGACATCATGCGGCTTCAGATGCACTGGCTACCGCCGAGCTGACCCTTGTTGCACTTAACAAAGCCCACAAAGATGGCCTCAGGACCCTCAAGGAACTGCACGACAAATTGCGATACCACCGCCAACTGAAAAGCCTGCACCGAATGTAACTCCCACACGGGAAATCCTGAAGAAACAGATGCCTGTCACAGCAATAAGCTCAAAATTAGACTTTTTGCCAATATCTATAAATCAACCGACGGGTAGAGTCGTAGAGGAGGACAAGTAGGGGAAATACTAATATGAATAATAAACTCTCTGGTTCGCTCAGCTCACCGAAAAACCATCATAGATCAACAACAACAAGACAGGAGTAATCCTATGTCAGGTCACAACTATGACGCTAAAGAATACTGGAAGGCGAATCTTCGCCTGATATTCGGGAGCCTTATTGTCTGGGCTCTGGTTTCTTATGGCTTCGCAATCCTTCTTCGCCCCATGCTCTCCGGTATCCCTATCGGCGGCACGGATTTGGGTTTCTGGTTCGCTCAACAGGGCTCAATTCTCACGTTCATTGGTCTGATTTTCCACTATGCGTGGCGAATGAACAAAATCGATGAACAATTCGGCGTGAGCGAGGAATAAGCGTATGAGCCAATTCGGAATTAACATCATGTTTGTAGGTGGGTCATTCCTCATCTACATCCTTATCGCTATCTGGGCCAAGGCCGGAAGCACAAAAGACTTCTACGTTGCCGGCGGCGGCGTTCATCCTGTCACCAACGGTATGGCAATTGGTGCAGACTGGATGTCCGCAGCGTCCTTTATCTCCATGGCCGGCATTATCGCAGCCAGTGGCTACGCCAGCTCAGCCTACCTTATGGGCTGGACAGGTGGTTACGTTCTGCTTGCTATGCTCCTGGCGCCTTACCTGCGCAAGTTCGGCAAGTTCACGGTTCCGGAGTTTATCGGCGACCGCTTCTATAGCAAGAACGCACGTCTGGTAGCGGTTATCTGCCTGATCGTTGCATCATTGACCTACGTTATTGGCCAGATGGCTGGTGCCGGCGTTGCCTTCTCCCGCTTCCTGGAAGTTGATTCAACAACCGGCCTGATCATCGCAGCTATCGTAATCTTTATCTATTCAGTACTCGGCGGCATGAAAGGCATCACCTACACTCAGGTTGCCCAGTATGTTGTACTGATTATTGCCTACACCATTCCCGCAGTGTTCATTTCGCTGCAACTGACCGGTAACCCGATCCCTGCACTGGGTCTGTTCTCCACACACATCGATTCAGGCATGCCGATTCTCGACAAACTGAATCAGATCATCAGTGACGTAGGCTTCAATGAGTACACTGCAGATGTCGATAGCCACCTGAACATGGTGCTGTTCACTCTGACGCTTATGATCGGTACTGCTGGTCTTCCGCACGTTATCATTCGGTTCTTCACCGTTCCCAAGGTTGCTGATGCTCGCTGGTCAGCGGGCTGGGCTCTGGTATTCATTGCGCTGCTGTACCTTACAGCTCCGGCTGTAGCGTCCATGGCTCGTCTGAACCTGATGACAACCATTTATCCTGATGGTACCGCTGCTGAGCCGATTGAATACGACAATCGTC is a window from the Marinobacter sp. ANT_B65 genome containing:
- a CDS encoding sodium:solute symporter family protein, which encodes MSQFGINIMFVGGSFLIYILIAIWAKAGSTKDFYVAGGGVHPVTNGMAIGADWMSAASFISMAGIIAASGYASSAYLMGWTGGYVLLAMLLAPYLRKFGKFTVPEFIGDRFYSKNARLVAVICLIVASLTYVIGQMAGAGVAFSRFLEVDSTTGLIIAAIVIFIYSVLGGMKGITYTQVAQYVVLIIAYTIPAVFISLQLTGNPIPALGLFSTHIDSGMPILDKLNQIISDVGFNEYTADVDSHLNMVLFTLTLMIGTAGLPHVIIRFFTVPKVADARWSAGWALVFIALLYLTAPAVASMARLNLMTTIYPDGTAAEPIEYDNRPQWVKEWEVTGLIKFVDKNEDGRIQLYNDAPSFQAEADARGWKGNELDVNRDILVLANPEIANLPGWVIGLIAAGGLAAALSTAAGLLLAISSAISHDLIKGSLNPGISDKGELLAARISMAVAIVVATYLGANPPGFAAQVVALAFGIAAASLFPTLMMGIFSKRINNTGAIAGMLCGLAFTLTYIFVYKGWFFIPGTANLADTPANWVFGISPLSIGAIGAIVNFAVAFAVSNATEEPPVEIQELVESVRYPRGAGQAQDH
- a CDS encoding methylthioribulose 1-phosphate dehydratase, translated to MFDVSRYSVVAESIVSAGRALYKRGWSPATSSNYSARLDSKHIAITVSGRHKGQLGAADVMVVDLQGRPVQSDCRASAETLLHTALYQVFPDIGVILHTHSVNATVLSRLLPAGGPLKFEGYELQKAFDGVETHETVVTVPVFENTQDIETLARETREWFLEHPEQPGYLIRGHGLYTWGRTMADCLRHLEAFEFLFECELATMRVRP
- a CDS encoding putative nucleotidyltransferase substrate binding domain-containing protein; this encodes MSSGNQDSTRPQNTRSIMNFLRVHAPFSSMDDDHLAHFAEHATLRFYADGDVVLSPDEGIVRRFYVVKQGRIRGERHNEKADKTETTFEISQGECFPLAAIIGERPTRTLHRAAGDTFCLSIEQDAFVTLISESEPFRDFCLRGVSSLLDQVNQRIQTGAMASIGSSISLSTPLERYALRNPIVCSPDLPIRKAVARMHENNVGSIVITDDSRHPTGIFTLRDLRTMIAEETCTLEAPVRQIMTKTPCCLPAHADAFDAAMLMAEHHFAHLCVINEDKQLIGMVSERDLFSLQRVDLVNLARTIGTATHLRTLVSLRADVSRLVDAMLAHGADSGQVVKIITTLNDVTVRRVLELNIKKNDPGIPFTWLTFGSEGRQEQTLLTDQDNGILFQTPEGMTEDQVREKLLPFARTVNDELAECGFTLCKGNIMASNPKLCLSDREWDDWFIRFIDASTPQNLVYSSIFLDMRAVFGPMDPLHKLFEKVLTRIQKNALFQKMLAGNAFQRKPALTMFRSFRYVSEGKKHSVDLKRQGLAPFVEAVRVFALANGVECANTLERMDELVRKGVFDAKDANAWKEAYSLIQAIRMRAHQEMLDQGEELTNYIDPDDLNPLDRRILRESFRQAQRLQQKLEVTYQL
- a CDS encoding GspE/PulE family protein, which encodes MSESNKTTPQARPPAPPRSTLTLRDICTALVSDGEISPENAERVLSANLGAASNQASQRHPLELVAIAALTSMKTGKTLDLDRLTQWLAHWGDQPYYHIDPLKIDTPAIARVMSYAFAQRHNILAVEIRPDEILVASAEPFKSDWEGNLRQAVRKDIRRVVANPEDIRRYSVEFYQLANSVNKASGGQTPGNSASHQNLEQLLDLGISDNADANDQHVVRIVDWLLQYAFDQRASDIHIEPRRTLTHIRFRIDGVLHSVYEFPEHVGMAITSRLKILGRLNVAEKRRPQDGRLKTRKPDNSEVELRLATMPTAFGEKMVMRIFDPDVLLKSYEQLGFNREDRERWQEVTSKPHGIVLVTGPTGSGKTTTLYSTLKQIASAELNVCTIEDPIEMVEPAFNQMQVQTNIDLTFAAGVRALLRQDPDIIMIGEIRDLETAEMAVQAALTGHLVLSTLHTNDAPSALTRMLELGIPPYLIRATVLGVMAQRLVRTLCPHCKAPAPVDLQAWQTLTKPWKAPPPKQFHQPVGCLECRNTGYLGRAGVYEIMTLSSSLRSQINAQCELEQLRLDAYREGMKSLRLSGAQKVACGQTTVEEILRVTPESQR
- a CDS encoding membrane lipoprotein lipid attachment site-containing protein, with amino-acid sequence MKNAVLVIFAALVLAGCQDRVIWDDQGKAESATENREVWDSNGKMKTGERKIWVNKDGEQVVK
- a CDS encoding PolC-type DNA polymerase III, with the protein product MFEQLRQWIERRRAGQTGHAGPANMPSPKIPGDQLLSECRLIVLDLETTGLHTTKDEVIAIGAVAINNGAIDLSDQFDLILRRPELDITKTVLIHGIGPEALTQGHETEDALLFLLEWMNGAPVLAYHSAFDQKFLEKTLKAELGYTQSHTWMDVADLLPAFFPDALTNGKGLDNWADHFGLEVNERHHAASDALATAELTLVALNKAHKDGLRTLKELHDKLRYHRQLKSLHRM
- the mtnC gene encoding acireductone synthase — encoded protein: MIRVILTDIEGTTSSISFVHDVLFPYAAEHLPEFIREQQDNPEVSRELNLVAEESGTDRDDTEALIGVLQGWIREDRKATPLKALQGMVWEQGYQQGELKGHIYDDAAHYLQQWHDRGLRLYVYSSGSVKAQKLIFGFTTEGDFTPFFSGYFDTRIGGKKEPEAYGNILKELGVDAGTILFLSDVEAELEAAEAVGMKTAWLVRDGELPETERYVARNFAEVDAALLLKR
- a CDS encoding DUF4212 domain-containing protein: MSGHNYDAKEYWKANLRLIFGSLIVWALVSYGFAILLRPMLSGIPIGGTDLGFWFAQQGSILTFIGLIFHYAWRMNKIDEQFGVSEE
- the smrA gene encoding DNA endonuclease SmrA, translated to MTTKNDRLSFLEEMKDVRRIRKTNRAEITSPRELTPGHLERQRSAVEKPFSDANPLTSDTVDPLTAHDILCWQRPGIQNGVFRKFRLGQYPIEARLDLHRMTVEQARKDVYQFIGDCVRYGLRSVIILHGKGERNPDGVAMLKSYLAKWLPELTDVLAFHSAQKRHGGTGAVYVMVRKGEREKRLNREVYGAG
- a CDS encoding 1,2-dihydroxy-3-keto-5-methylthiopentene dioxygenase; the encoded protein is MTTLSIFDAHTPDVARTVTDDAAEIGRLLAGKGIRFERWPTQDLPVDAAPEQILEAYSSEIARLKAESGFQTADVVSLNPDNPQKAAFRQKFLDEHTHSEDEVRFFVRGKGIFYLHLDAQVFAVQCEKNDLISVPEGTMHWFDMGPEPEFTCIRLFTNPEGWVADFTGEDISGRLPRFEALEGAGL